Proteins encoded in a region of the Pseudomonas sp. GOM7 genome:
- the mnmH gene encoding tRNA 2-selenouridine(34) synthase MnmH, whose product MRDDCTDYRELFLHDRPLMDTRAPVEFAKGAFPGVINLPLMTDIERQKVGTCYKQQGQQAAIELGHRLVSGRTKAERIEAWVTFAKANPEGYLYCFRGGLRSQIVQQWLKSEAGIDYPRVVGGYKALRSFLLHTTEQALQECTFVLVGGMTGTGKTEVIAQLANAVDLEGHANHRGSSFGKRASAQPAQIDFENALAIDLLKRRARGQQQFVLEDEARLIGRCSLPLPLHQGMQHYPLVWLEDSLQNRIERILQAYVVELCAEFVAQQGEEAGFAAYAARLRESLANITRRLGGERYQRLAAIMDQALVEQEADGQVDTHRGWIEALLVEYYDPMYVFQRESKAGRIEFAGEQQAVVQYLRERNGE is encoded by the coding sequence ATGCGCGACGATTGCACCGACTACCGCGAACTTTTCCTGCATGACCGGCCGCTGATGGATACGCGTGCTCCCGTGGAGTTCGCCAAAGGCGCCTTTCCGGGGGTGATCAACTTGCCGCTGATGACCGATATCGAGCGGCAGAAGGTGGGCACCTGCTACAAGCAGCAGGGCCAGCAGGCGGCCATCGAACTGGGCCACCGACTGGTCAGCGGGCGCACCAAGGCCGAGCGTATCGAGGCCTGGGTAACGTTTGCCAAGGCCAATCCCGAGGGTTATCTGTACTGCTTCCGCGGTGGTCTGCGTTCGCAGATCGTCCAGCAGTGGCTCAAGAGCGAGGCCGGCATCGACTACCCGCGCGTGGTCGGCGGCTACAAGGCGCTGCGCAGCTTCCTCCTGCATACCACCGAACAGGCGCTGCAGGAGTGCACTTTCGTGCTGGTCGGCGGCATGACCGGCACCGGCAAGACCGAGGTGATCGCGCAACTGGCCAATGCCGTGGATCTGGAAGGCCACGCCAACCACCGTGGCTCCAGCTTCGGCAAGCGGGCCAGCGCCCAGCCGGCGCAGATCGACTTCGAGAATGCCTTGGCCATCGACCTGCTCAAGCGTCGTGCTCGCGGCCAGCAGCAGTTCGTGCTGGAGGACGAGGCGCGCCTGATCGGCCGTTGCTCCTTGCCGTTGCCGCTGCACCAGGGTATGCAGCATTACCCGCTGGTATGGCTGGAAGACAGTCTGCAGAATCGCATCGAGCGTATCCTCCAGGCCTACGTGGTGGAGTTGTGCGCGGAGTTCGTCGCGCAACAGGGCGAGGAGGCGGGCTTTGCCGCCTATGCCGCGCGCTTGCGCGAAAGCCTGGCCAACATCACCCGGCGCCTGGGCGGCGAGCGTTACCAGCGCCTCGCCGCGATCATGGATCAGGCCTTGGTCGAGCAGGAAGCCGACGGCCAGGTAGACACTCACCGTGGCTGGATCGAAGCTCTGCTGGTGGAGTATTACGATCCCATGTACGTGTTCCAGCGCGAGAGCAAGGCGGG
- the selD gene encoding selenide, water dikinase SelD, translated as MSEPIRLTQYSHGAGCGCKISPKVLEVILAGSGAQHLDPRLWVGNASRDDAAVYAIDEERGVVSTTDFFMPIVDDPFDFGRIAATNAISDIYAMGGDPLMAIAILGWPVNVLAPEVAREVIRGGRAICDEAGIPLAGGHSIDAPEPIFGLAVTGLVEKRHLKRNDTASVGCKLYLTKPLGIGILTTAEKKARLRAEDVGLARDWMCTLNKPGSRFGKLEGVCAMTDVTGFGLLGHLVEMADGSGLSARVEFARVPRLAGVEHYLEQGCIPGGTLRNFDSYGERIAPLPELVKLLLCDPQTSGGLLIAVMPEGEAEFLATAAELGLELSPIGELVERQRHAVEVY; from the coding sequence ATGAGCGAGCCGATCCGTTTGACCCAATACAGCCATGGTGCCGGATGCGGCTGCAAGATTTCCCCCAAGGTGCTGGAAGTGATACTGGCCGGCAGCGGCGCACAGCATCTCGACCCGCGTCTGTGGGTCGGCAATGCCTCGCGTGACGACGCGGCGGTCTACGCCATCGACGAGGAACGCGGGGTGGTCTCGACCACCGATTTCTTCATGCCCATCGTCGACGATCCCTTCGATTTCGGCCGTATCGCCGCCACCAACGCCATCAGTGACATCTACGCCATGGGTGGTGACCCGCTGATGGCCATTGCCATCCTTGGCTGGCCGGTCAACGTGTTGGCCCCGGAAGTGGCGCGCGAGGTGATTCGGGGTGGCCGCGCCATCTGCGACGAAGCCGGCATCCCCTTGGCCGGCGGCCATTCGATCGATGCCCCGGAGCCGATCTTCGGCCTGGCCGTGACCGGCCTGGTGGAAAAACGCCACCTCAAACGCAACGATACCGCCAGCGTCGGCTGCAAGTTGTACCTGACCAAGCCGCTGGGCATCGGCATTCTCACCACCGCCGAGAAGAAGGCCAGGCTGCGTGCCGAAGATGTCGGCCTGGCCCGTGACTGGATGTGCACCCTGAACAAGCCCGGCAGCCGTTTCGGCAAGCTCGAAGGGGTTTGCGCCATGACCGATGTGACCGGTTTCGGCCTGCTCGGCCATCTGGTGGAAATGGCCGATGGCAGCGGCCTCAGCGCCCGCGTCGAGTTCGCTCGCGTACCGCGTCTGGCCGGCGTGGAACATTACCTGGAGCAGGGCTGCATCCCTGGTGGCACGTTGCGCAACTTCGACAGCTATGGTGAACGCATCGCACCGCTGCCCGAGCTGGTCAAGTTGCTGCTGTGTGATCCGCAGACCAGTGGCGGCCTGCTGATCGCGGTGATGCCGGAAGGCGAGGCCGAGTTTCTCGCCACGGCTGCCGAGCTGGGGCTGGAGCTGTCGCCCATCGGCGAGCTGGTGGAGCGACAGCGTCACGCGGTCGAGGTGTACTGA
- a CDS encoding patatin-like phospholipase family protein translates to MSKRVALVLGSGGARGYAHIGVIDELQARGYEIGCIAGCSMGAVVGGIFAAGKLDQYRQWIESLDYLDVLRLLDVSFRLGAIRGERVFGRIHEIVGDIDIEQLSIPFTAVATDLTNQQEIWFQEGCLHQAMRASAAIPSLFTPVIQGKRVLVDGGLLNPLPIVPVVSSHCDLIVAVNLNATNQLRYSLPVIERPPALKGRIDLLMASLGARLPSFKRKDDDSLLLADEQRQANATSVPAAPSQTEDSPAPKSASGSRIAEFSGPASLLELINQSVEVMQTSLAQYKIAGYPPDILVNVPKRVCRFFEFYKAPELIMLGRQIARDTLDKYEREQG, encoded by the coding sequence ATGAGCAAGAGAGTCGCACTGGTACTGGGCTCCGGTGGTGCGCGTGGCTACGCACACATCGGCGTGATCGACGAACTGCAAGCACGCGGCTACGAAATCGGCTGCATCGCGGGTTGTTCCATGGGGGCGGTGGTCGGCGGCATTTTCGCCGCTGGCAAGCTCGACCAGTATCGCCAATGGATCGAAAGCCTGGATTATCTCGACGTGCTGCGCCTGCTCGATGTCAGCTTCCGTCTCGGCGCGATTCGCGGTGAACGGGTGTTCGGACGCATCCACGAGATCGTCGGCGACATCGATATCGAACAGCTATCGATTCCCTTCACGGCCGTGGCCACCGACCTCACCAACCAGCAGGAAATCTGGTTCCAGGAAGGCTGCCTGCACCAGGCCATGCGCGCCTCGGCCGCCATCCCCAGCCTGTTCACGCCGGTGATCCAGGGCAAGCGCGTGCTGGTCGATGGTGGCCTGCTCAACCCGCTGCCGATCGTGCCGGTGGTGTCCAGCCATTGCGACCTGATCGTGGCGGTCAACCTCAACGCCACCAACCAGTTGCGCTACAGCCTGCCGGTGATCGAGCGCCCGCCTGCACTCAAGGGGCGTATCGACCTGTTGATGGCCTCGCTCGGTGCCCGCCTGCCCAGTTTCAAGCGCAAGGACGATGACAGCCTGCTGCTGGCCGACGAACAGCGTCAGGCCAACGCCACCAGCGTGCCGGCAGCCCCCAGCCAGACCGAGGACAGCCCCGCGCCCAAGTCTGCCAGCGGCTCGCGCATCGCCGAGTTCAGCGGCCCGGCGTCGTTGCTCGAGCTGATCAACCAGAGCGTCGAGGTGATGCAGACCTCGCTGGCGCAATACAAGATCGCCGGTTACCCGCCGGACATCCTGGTCAACGTGCCCAAGCGCGTCTGCCGCTTCTTCGAGTTCTACAAGGCACCGGAGCTGATCATGCTCGGCCGCCAGATCGCCCGGGACACGCTGGACAAATACGAACGCGAGCAGGGCTGA
- a CDS encoding AI-2E family transporter, with protein MATNDRLLVQILLLGLLAASLWVLAPFWSALFWAALLAFASWPLMRRLSLLLGGRLSLAAGILTGCWVLLVAVPLVLLGFNLADHIKDANALIKDLQVDGLPPPPSWLDSLPLVGQSLAELWRTIDQQGVAFLDTLRPYLGQVGNWLLARSARIGGGMLELALSLVLVFFFYRDGPRLAVFVRSLLERLIAERADHYLELVAGTVQRVVNGVIGTAAAQALLAYVGFLIAGVPGALLLGLLTFGCSLIMVPPLIWGPAVAWLVWQGEIGMAIFLGIWGFFVISGVDNILKPYLISRGGNLPLVVVLLGVFGGILAFGFMGLFLGPTLLAVAYSLLSDWVADKAPTSEAMTEKALPSEESRG; from the coding sequence ATGGCCACCAATGATCGGCTGCTGGTGCAGATACTGCTGCTTGGCCTGCTGGCCGCCAGTCTCTGGGTGCTCGCACCCTTCTGGTCGGCGTTGTTCTGGGCCGCGCTGCTGGCGTTTGCCAGTTGGCCGCTGATGCGTAGGCTGAGCCTGCTGCTGGGTGGGCGTCTGTCCCTGGCAGCCGGTATTCTCACCGGCTGCTGGGTGTTGCTGGTGGCGGTGCCGTTGGTGTTGCTGGGGTTCAATCTGGCCGACCACATCAAGGATGCCAATGCCCTGATCAAGGATCTGCAGGTCGACGGCCTGCCACCGCCGCCTAGCTGGCTGGACAGCCTGCCGCTGGTGGGCCAGAGCCTGGCGGAGCTATGGCGCACCATCGATCAGCAGGGGGTGGCCTTCCTCGATACCCTGCGCCCTTATCTGGGGCAGGTCGGTAACTGGCTGCTGGCGCGCAGCGCACGAATCGGCGGAGGCATGCTCGAGCTGGCCCTGAGCCTGGTGCTGGTGTTCTTCTTCTACCGTGACGGCCCGCGTCTGGCGGTGTTCGTGCGCAGCCTGCTGGAGCGGTTGATCGCCGAACGCGCCGATCATTATCTGGAGCTGGTAGCCGGTACGGTGCAGCGCGTGGTCAACGGCGTGATCGGCACCGCCGCAGCGCAGGCGCTGCTGGCCTATGTCGGGTTTCTCATCGCAGGCGTACCGGGCGCACTGCTGTTGGGGCTGCTGACCTTCGGTTGCAGCCTGATCATGGTGCCGCCGCTGATCTGGGGGCCAGCCGTGGCCTGGCTGGTGTGGCAGGGCGAGATCGGCATGGCGATCTTCCTCGGCATCTGGGGCTTCTTCGTGATCAGCGGCGTGGACAACATCCTCAAGCCCTATCTGATCAGCCGTGGCGGCAACCTGCCCTTGGTGGTGGTGCTGCTCGGCGTGTTCGGCGGCATTCTGGCCTTCGGCTTCATGGGCCTGTTCCTCGGCCCGACCCTGCTGGCAGTGGCCTACAGCCTGCTCAGCGACTGGGTGGCGGACAAGGCGCCAACCAGCGAGGCCATGACAGAAAAGGCGTTGCCCAGCGAGGAGTCGCGTGGCTGA
- a CDS encoding DUF4892 domain-containing protein, with translation MFCSSWIWAADVPGSQDLEVLPRFPASQIVAYRSTPDVERIYPQGAVRRISGRLRYEREVLAEGQLQAVTYQLPSTHSADQVFDQARKALLAGGAELLYWCQGRECGSSSLWANAVFGDATLYGSDNQQAYALLRLAEPRHESLVALYSITRGNRRAYLHAEQLDAKSALGRLLSTPATLLRQLRSEGVLSLSQDATPDAEWSRLLARTLNLDSTLRVSLSGARAEDWREALIAQRVREARLELGEGQEGTLQVRLLR, from the coding sequence ATGTTCTGCAGTAGCTGGATCTGGGCGGCGGACGTGCCGGGCAGCCAGGATCTCGAGGTGTTGCCACGCTTCCCGGCGAGCCAGATCGTTGCCTATCGGAGTACCCCGGACGTAGAGCGTATCTATCCGCAAGGCGCCGTTCGCCGTATCAGCGGTCGTTTGCGCTACGAGCGTGAAGTGCTGGCGGAAGGGCAGCTACAGGCCGTGACCTACCAACTGCCGAGTACCCACAGTGCTGACCAGGTGTTTGACCAGGCGCGCAAGGCTCTGCTGGCAGGCGGTGCCGAGCTGCTGTACTGGTGTCAGGGCCGTGAATGCGGGTCGAGCAGCCTGTGGGCCAATGCAGTGTTCGGCGATGCCACGCTGTACGGCTCGGACAACCAGCAGGCCTATGCCCTGTTGCGCCTGGCCGAACCTCGGCATGAAAGCCTGGTGGCGCTGTACAGCATCACCCGCGGCAATCGCCGCGCCTACCTGCATGCCGAGCAGCTCGACGCCAAAAGCGCTCTGGGCAGGCTGTTGTCGACGCCCGCCACCTTGCTGCGTCAGCTACGCAGCGAGGGCGTGTTGAGTCTGTCGCAAGACGCCACACCCGATGCCGAGTGGAGCCGCCTGCTGGCGCGTACCCTCAATCTCGACAGCACCCTGCGCGTCAGTCTCAGCGGCGCCCGGGCTGAGGACTGGCGTGAGGCGCTGATTGCTCAGCGCGTACGTGAGGCCCGCCTGGAACTGGGCGAGGGGCAGGAAGGTACATTGCAGGTCAGGCTATTGCGCTAG
- a CDS encoding alpha/beta fold hydrolase produces MSLAFEEVRLSLPHIELAAHLYGPEDGRPVIALHGWLDNAATFAHLAPRLHGVRIVALDFAGHGHSDHRPAGTDYALWAYAHDVLMVAEQFGWQRFSMLGHSMGAITAVLLAAAVPERIERLALIDGLLPYTSEADEAPAKLGDALRAKLALEGKRKPVYADLERAVKARMTGIGAVSYEAAELLARRGLMPVPGGYTWRSDARLTLPSPLRLSRAHAEAFVRALQCPVSLVLAEQGMVLAQPQLETLLASLPFDIHRLPGGHHLHLNDETGAQRVADCFNPFLGSP; encoded by the coding sequence ATGAGCCTGGCATTCGAGGAAGTGCGTCTGAGCCTGCCGCATATCGAGCTGGCCGCCCATCTGTATGGCCCGGAGGATGGCAGGCCGGTGATCGCCCTGCACGGTTGGCTGGACAACGCCGCCACCTTCGCGCACCTGGCGCCGCGCCTGCACGGGGTGCGCATCGTCGCTCTGGACTTCGCCGGGCACGGCCATTCCGACCATCGTCCAGCAGGGACGGATTACGCGCTCTGGGCTTACGCCCATGACGTGTTGATGGTGGCCGAACAGTTCGGCTGGCAGCGTTTCTCCATGCTCGGTCATTCCATGGGCGCCATCACCGCCGTACTGCTGGCCGCTGCCGTGCCCGAGCGCATCGAGCGCCTGGCGCTGATCGACGGCTTGCTGCCCTATACCAGCGAGGCGGATGAAGCGCCGGCCAAACTGGGTGACGCCTTGCGTGCCAAGCTGGCTCTGGAAGGCAAGCGCAAACCGGTTTATGCCGACCTGGAGCGTGCAGTGAAGGCGCGCATGACCGGCATCGGAGCGGTCAGCTACGAGGCCGCCGAACTGCTCGCCCGCCGCGGTCTGATGCCGGTGCCGGGTGGCTATACCTGGCGCAGCGATGCGCGGCTGACCCTGCCTTCGCCGCTGCGCCTGAGTCGTGCCCATGCCGAGGCCTTCGTGCGTGCGCTGCAGTGTCCGGTGAGCCTGGTGCTGGCCGAGCAGGGCATGGTGCTGGCCCAGCCGCAACTGGAAACTTTGCTGGCAAGTCTGCCATTCGACATCCATCGTCTGCCTGGCGGCCATCACCTGCATCTGAACGATGAAACCGGGGCCCAGCGTGTAGCGGATTGTTTCAATCCATTCCTGGGCTCGCCTTGA
- a CDS encoding alpha/beta fold hydrolase translates to MSQPIFFAHANGFPSATYGKLFAALAPDYRVLHLQQHGHDPAFPVDDNWSNLVEELIHHLRKGGERVWGVGHSLGGVLHYHAALRCPELYRGVVMLDSPILTLADRVVIRAAKRFGFIDRITPAGRTLGRREAFADLAEARAYFAGKTLFRRFDPECLDAYVEHGLQPVEQGLRLRFDAATEISIYRSVPHVAPGKPRHLAVPLAMVRGRHSRVVLPHHTRAVRRMPRAEYHQLPGGHMFPLERPQDTAALLRQLFARWSAAEEVCA, encoded by the coding sequence ATGTCGCAGCCGATCTTCTTCGCCCATGCCAATGGCTTTCCATCTGCCACCTACGGCAAGCTGTTCGCCGCGCTGGCACCGGACTACCGGGTGCTGCATCTCCAGCAGCATGGTCACGACCCGGCGTTTCCGGTGGATGACAACTGGAGCAATCTGGTGGAGGAGCTGATCCACCATCTGCGCAAGGGCGGCGAGCGGGTCTGGGGCGTCGGCCACTCGCTCGGTGGCGTGCTGCATTACCATGCCGCGCTGCGTTGCCCGGAGCTGTACCGCGGCGTGGTGATGCTCGACTCGCCCATCCTGACCCTGGCCGATCGCGTGGTGATCCGCGCGGCCAAGCGCTTCGGCTTCATCGATCGCATCACCCCGGCAGGGCGAACCCTGGGCCGGCGCGAGGCGTTCGCCGACCTGGCCGAGGCCCGCGCCTATTTCGCTGGCAAGACCTTGTTCAGACGTTTCGACCCCGAGTGCCTCGATGCCTATGTCGAGCATGGCCTGCAGCCGGTGGAGCAGGGCCTGCGCCTGCGTTTCGACGCTGCGACGGAAATCAGCATCTACCGCAGTGTGCCGCACGTTGCACCGGGCAAACCGCGTCATCTCGCCGTGCCGCTGGCCATGGTGCGAGGCCGGCATAGCCGTGTGGTGTTGCCGCACCATACCCGCGCGGTACGGCGCATGCCGCGCGCCGAATACCACCAGCTTCCGGGTGGGCACATGTTTCCCCTGGAGCGCCCGCAGGACACCGCAGCGCTGCTGCGCCAGTTGTTCGCGCGCTGGAGCGCCGCCGAGGAGGTGTGCGCATGA
- a CDS encoding LysE family translocator — protein sequence MQETSVLLSLAAVFAVALVSPGPDVALVVRTALHQGRRAGLLSALGLACGILLHGTLVLSGVALLLSRTHWLFELVQVAGALYLGWLGIGAVQAWWRGDTGSRRLDGELAPSAFGPWLRGVLTNLGNPKALVFFLALLSSLVPADMSLPGKMACAALLFGLSLFWFSLLGLTLSRPAMRQRLLQVAPTVDFVCGLVFLLVAASIVGHLAS from the coding sequence ATGCAGGAGACATCCGTCTTGCTGTCGCTCGCTGCCGTCTTCGCGGTGGCCCTTGTCAGTCCCGGGCCGGACGTGGCCTTGGTGGTGCGTACCGCCTTGCACCAGGGTCGCCGGGCCGGTCTGCTCAGTGCCCTGGGGCTGGCCTGCGGCATTCTCCTGCATGGCACCCTGGTGCTCAGCGGCGTGGCCTTGCTGCTCAGCCGCACCCATTGGTTGTTCGAGCTGGTGCAGGTCGCTGGCGCGCTCTACCTGGGCTGGTTGGGTATCGGTGCGGTACAGGCCTGGTGGCGCGGCGACACGGGCAGCCGGCGCCTGGACGGCGAGCTGGCCCCTTCGGCATTCGGCCCCTGGTTGCGCGGAGTGCTGACCAACCTGGGCAATCCCAAGGCGCTGGTATTCTTCCTGGCGCTGCTCAGCAGCCTGGTGCCGGCGGACATGTCGCTGCCAGGCAAGATGGCCTGTGCCGCGCTCCTGTTCGGCCTCAGTCTGTTCTGGTTCAGCTTGCTGGGCCTGACCCTGAGTCGCCCGGCGATGCGTCAGCGGCTGCTGCAGGTGGCGCCGACCGTCGATTTCGTTTGTGGCCTGGTGTTTCTACTGGTGGCCGCGAGCATCGTCGGACACCTGGCGTCATAG
- a CDS encoding AraC family transcriptional regulator, with product MEQITHIQSSLPGVRLIDAEYHRFAFPRHFHLEYHVGLLVQGQHRYVYGGERRQAGAGDVLLMAPEGIHDGACLDGAGYRIRVMAFDPHWLDEASRSLSEGRQGAPRLTTTSLRHPLLAQRLQHFHAAMLGGSPLAQESALWQALAQLLEMGSSLRISEPNRAFDRQTWQRLRDWLESRLDDPPSLEELAAFCAMSPWQALRRFRQHTGLPPHQWLTQLRLQRALPLVLAGQPLSEIALRLGFYDQAHFSRLFRRTYGLPPARLRQG from the coding sequence ATGGAACAGATCACTCACATCCAGAGCAGTTTGCCCGGCGTCCGCCTGATCGACGCCGAGTACCATCGCTTCGCCTTTCCCCGGCATTTCCACCTCGAATATCACGTCGGCCTGCTGGTGCAGGGGCAGCACCGCTATGTCTATGGCGGCGAGCGGCGTCAGGCCGGGGCAGGGGATGTGCTGCTGATGGCGCCGGAGGGCATCCACGACGGTGCCTGCCTGGATGGTGCGGGCTATCGCATTCGGGTCATGGCGTTCGATCCGCATTGGCTCGACGAGGCCAGCCGCAGCCTGAGCGAAGGGCGCCAGGGCGCGCCGAGGCTGACCACCACGAGTCTGCGTCATCCCTTGCTGGCGCAGCGCCTGCAGCACTTTCATGCCGCCATGCTCGGGGGCTCGCCACTGGCTCAGGAAAGCGCGCTCTGGCAGGCCCTGGCGCAGTTGCTGGAAATGGGTTCGAGCTTGCGCATCAGTGAGCCGAATCGGGCATTCGACAGGCAAACCTGGCAGCGTCTGCGCGATTGGCTGGAGAGCCGCCTGGACGATCCTCCATCACTGGAAGAACTCGCCGCCTTCTGCGCCATGAGTCCCTGGCAGGCATTGCGGCGTTTCCGTCAGCACACCGGTCTGCCACCGCACCAGTGGCTCACCCAGCTGCGCCTGCAACGTGCGTTGCCGCTGGTATTGGCAGGCCAGCCACTGAGCGAGATCGCCCTGCGCCTGGGCTTCTACGATCAGGCGCATTTCTCGCGGTTGTTCCGTCGTACCTATGGGCTGCCGCCGGCGCGCCTGCGCCAGGGCTGA
- a CDS encoding hotdog fold thioesterase — protein sequence MSLWQRTPDLDALNASLSNTIGEVLDIRFEAFDDDSISASMVVDARTHQPYGLLHGGASVVLAETLGSMASYLCIDPERFYCVGLEVNANHLRGLRSGRVHAVARAVHLGRSTHVWDIRLHGDDGKPSCISRLTVAIVPLGEQPPGR from the coding sequence ATGAGCCTTTGGCAGCGTACGCCTGATCTCGACGCACTCAATGCAAGCCTGAGCAATACCATCGGCGAAGTACTCGACATCCGTTTCGAGGCCTTCGACGACGACTCGATCAGCGCCAGCATGGTGGTCGATGCTCGTACCCATCAGCCTTATGGCCTGCTGCACGGCGGCGCCTCGGTGGTGCTTGCCGAAACTCTGGGCTCGATGGCCAGCTACCTGTGCATCGATCCCGAGCGTTTCTATTGCGTGGGTCTGGAGGTGAACGCCAATCACCTGCGTGGCTTGCGCAGCGGGCGTGTTCATGCGGTCGCGCGCGCCGTGCACCTGGGGCGCAGCACCCATGTCTGGGACATTCGCCTGCATGGCGATGATGGCAAACCCAGTTGCATCTCACGCCTGACCGTGGCCATCGTGCCGCTGGGTGAGCAGCCGCCAGGGCGCTGA
- a CDS encoding AMP-binding protein translates to MADAIRLPLELFYEREARHPNKRYMVQPLPGGQLLELSWADVGEQARRAANWLRSRELPPGSRIAIVSKNCAHWIIADLAIWMAGHVSVPLYPNLTADSLRQVLVHSEAALAFIGKLDDWPSMAPGLPEGVPTISLPLHPLGSFDYRWDDLQCSAPIQDDPKPAPGQLATIIYTSGTTGMPKGVMHSFSNLGFAASNATGLFGVNEDDRVISYLPLCHVAERMFVELASLYGGQTVFFAESLDSFLDDLKRARPTVMFGVPRIWTKFQMGVYTKMPAHKLERLLRLPIIGRIVGRKVLAGLGLDAVRYALSGAAPVPEALLNWYRRLGMEIQEVYGMTENCGYSHVCRPGRFKQGWIGQNNPGVEVRIAEDGEVQVRSGANMQGYYKEPLKTAEAITDDGFLRTGDKGEQDAEGNLRLTGRIKEIFKTSKGKYVAPAPIENRLGEHPRIEQVCVVGDGLPQPIALCVLSDIGRQESANEARAGLESSLRALVEEINGRLDQHERLQGLVLVKEVWGVDNGFLTPTLKIKRAVIEGIYGERFGEWQQRGEVVLWHD, encoded by the coding sequence GTGGCTGATGCGATCCGTTTGCCGCTCGAGCTGTTCTATGAGCGTGAAGCAAGGCACCCGAACAAACGCTACATGGTTCAACCGCTGCCCGGCGGTCAACTGCTCGAGCTGAGCTGGGCGGATGTAGGGGAGCAGGCGCGACGCGCGGCCAACTGGCTGCGTAGCCGCGAACTGCCCCCTGGTAGCCGTATCGCCATCGTTTCCAAGAACTGCGCGCACTGGATCATCGCTGACCTGGCGATCTGGATGGCCGGGCATGTTTCGGTGCCGCTGTATCCCAACCTCACCGCGGATTCGCTGCGTCAGGTGCTGGTGCACTCGGAGGCGGCCCTGGCCTTCATCGGCAAGCTCGATGATTGGCCGAGCATGGCGCCGGGCCTGCCCGAAGGTGTGCCGACCATCAGCCTGCCGCTGCATCCGCTGGGCAGCTTCGATTACCGCTGGGACGACCTGCAGTGCAGTGCGCCGATCCAGGACGACCCCAAGCCGGCCCCCGGCCAACTGGCCACCATCATCTACACCTCCGGCACCACCGGTATGCCCAAGGGGGTGATGCACAGCTTCTCCAATCTGGGCTTCGCCGCCAGCAATGCCACCGGCCTGTTCGGCGTGAACGAAGACGACCGGGTGATTTCCTACCTGCCGCTGTGCCATGTGGCCGAGCGCATGTTCGTCGAACTGGCCTCGCTCTATGGCGGGCAGACGGTGTTCTTCGCCGAGAGCCTGGACAGCTTCCTCGATGACCTCAAGCGGGCGCGCCCCACCGTGATGTTCGGCGTGCCGCGGATCTGGACCAAGTTCCAGATGGGCGTGTACACCAAGATGCCGGCGCACAAGCTCGAGCGTCTGCTCAGGTTGCCGATCATCGGCCGCATCGTCGGGCGCAAGGTGCTGGCCGGCCTGGGTCTCGATGCCGTGCGCTACGCGCTGTCCGGCGCCGCGCCGGTGCCTGAGGCGCTGCTCAACTGGTATCGCCGCCTGGGTATGGAAATCCAGGAGGTCTACGGCATGACCGAAAACTGTGGTTACTCCCATGTATGCCGGCCCGGTCGTTTCAAGCAGGGCTGGATTGGTCAGAACAACCCGGGCGTGGAGGTGCGCATCGCCGAGGACGGCGAGGTGCAGGTGCGCAGTGGGGCCAATATGCAGGGTTATTACAAGGAGCCGCTGAAGACCGCTGAAGCCATCACCGACGATGGTTTCCTGCGTACCGGCGACAAGGGCGAGCAGGACGCCGAGGGCAATCTGCGTCTGACCGGGCGGATCAAGGAGATCTTCAAGACCAGCAAGGGCAAGTACGTGGCGCCAGCGCCCATCGAGAACCGTCTGGGCGAGCACCCGCGGATCGAACAGGTGTGCGTGGTGGGCGATGGCCTGCCGCAGCCCATCGCGCTCTGCGTGCTGTCGGATATCGGTCGCCAGGAGTCGGCCAACGAGGCACGCGCAGGCCTCGAAAGCAGTCTGCGTGCGCTGGTCGAGGAGATCAACGGGCGTCTCGACCAACACGAGCGCCTGCAGGGGCTGGTGCTGGTCAAGGAGGTCTGGGGCGTGGATAACGGCTTCCTCACGCCGACGCTGAAGATCAAGCGTGCGGTGATCGAAGGCATCTACGGCGAGCGCTTCGGCGAATGGCAGCAGCGTGGCGAAGTGGTGCTCTGGCACGATTGA
- the sixA gene encoding phosphohistidine phosphatase SixA has translation MRLWLLRHGEAEPQAASDAARELTAHGRKEVRQAAAQLAGRPLSAIIASPYVRAQQTAELVRSELAFAGQIDTVPWLTPDNDPRDVLKHLDGREGVEVLLVSHQPLIGALGGLLVHGHCQEPLPMRTASLAELEGDIPAAGLMELLALIHPY, from the coding sequence GTGAGGCTGTGGCTGCTGCGCCATGGTGAGGCCGAGCCGCAGGCGGCCAGCGACGCCGCCCGCGAGCTCACCGCCCACGGTCGCAAGGAAGTGCGGCAGGCTGCCGCGCAACTGGCCGGTCGGCCGCTGAGCGCCATCATCGCCAGCCCCTACGTGCGTGCGCAGCAGACGGCGGAGCTGGTGCGCAGCGAGCTGGCCTTCGCCGGCCAGATAGATACCGTGCCCTGGCTGACACCGGACAATGACCCGCGGGATGTCCTGAAACACCTCGATGGACGAGAGGGTGTCGAGGTGTTGCTGGTCAGTCACCAGCCGCTGATCGGTGCTCTGGGTGGGTTGCTGGTGCACGGCCACTGTCAGGAGCCGCTGCCCATGCGTACGGCCAGCCTGGCGGAACTGGAAGGTGATATCCCGGCAGCCGGGCTGATGGAGCTGTTGGCGCTGATTCATCCGTATTGA